From Alloacidobacterium dinghuense:
GCGCAGATCATTCAGCGGTGCCCAACCGGCGCCTTGCACTATCGCCCGAAAGACGCATCACTGAACGAGACTCCGCAACCCGAAAATGTGGTCACAGTCACGGAAGATGGGCCGCTTCTGGCACGCGGCGACTTTGAAATCGCACTTTCTGATGGGACACTGCGAGAGACACGCGCCGCGTTCTGCCGGTGCGGGGCTTCTGCGAACAAGCCCTTCTGCGATGCTTCCCATATAAAGATTGGATTTCATGATCCCGGTCCAGAGGCTGCAAATGCCACTGGATCCTCTGTGTCGACCGGGATCGTCAAATTCAATCCTGCGAGAAACGGACCGTTGCTAGCCTCAGGCAGCCTGACTGTCAGGAATGCCGCCGGTGAGCTAGCCGCACAACTTCAGCAGACAGCATTCTGCCGCTGTGGCGCATCTGCAAATAAGCCATTTTGCGACGGCAGCCATCAGGGCATAGCATTCGCTGGCTGACTAGATGAAACAGGTATCCTGTGACTGGTTCGTATGAAACAGGATCAGGCACTGCAACTCTTTAGCGAGGCCCTGCCCAGGTTACAACAGGCTTTCTCGCATCTACCATCGTCCGATCCATCGGCAGAGACGGCATCAACGGATGCTATGCGCGCAGTTCTAGACGAACTCACCGAACGGCTCGCGGATAACTATCCGTATTTCCATCCGCTTTACGCGGGGCAGATGCTCAAGCCGCCTCATCCGATCGCGCGGGCAGCATACGCGCTGGCCATGTGGATCAACCCGAATAATCATGCTCTCGACGGCGGCCGGGCCAGTTCGCGCCTCGAAGTTGAAGCCGTCCGGGAAATCGCTGCCATGTTTGGTTGGACCGAGCACCTGGGCCACCTCACCAGCGGCGGCACCTTCGCCAATCTTGAGGCTCTGTGGGTAGCGGGACGACTCGTACCGGGAAAAAAGATCGTAGCTTCAGAAAATGCTCACTACACGCATCAGCGCATCGGCAGTGTACTCGGCCTCGCGTTCGAGAATATTGCTGCAGATACGCGCGGGCGCATGGACTTATCCAGTCTTGAGACAGCGCTGCAGTCCGGTGAGGTCGGGACAGTCGTTGTTACATTGGGTACCACTTCCGCGGGTGCTGTTGATCCACTAGACAAGATATTAGATCTGCGCCAGCGCCATAGATTCCGCATTCATGTGGATGCGGCGTATGGCGGCTATTTCAAGCTCGTGTCGGATCTGGGGCCAGATGCTGCGCGAGCCTACGCAAGAATCGACGAGGCTGACTCGATCGTGGTCGACCCACATAAGCACGGGCTGCAGCCCTATGGTTGCGGTTGCATTCTGTTCAACGATCCCTCGGTGGGACGCTTTTATAAGCATGACTCGCCTTACACATATTTCACATCCAACGAACTGCATCTTGGCGAGATCAGCCTGGAGTGTTCGCGGGCAGGGGCTACGGCGACGGCCCTGTGGGCAACTCAGAAACTCCTGCCGCTAACTCCTGACGGTGAGTTTGCGCAGGGGCTTTCGTGCGGCCGAATGGCAGCCTTGCGCGTCTATAACAAAATAAGGCAAGACAAACGATTTTTTCCCGGCCCCGAACCTGAATTGGATATCTTGGTCTGGGCCGTGAAAGCGTGTACATTGGAGGAGTCTTCGCGGTTGGCCACCGCGGTTTTTGATCTTGCCGCGAAGCAAGACCTTCATCTGGCACTTGCTCAGGTGCCGGTCAACTTTTTTGGTCCTGAGACGTGGCCTGGAGCGCCGGCCGACGGCAGGGTTACTTGTCTTCGGTCAGTGCTGATGAAGCCGGAACATCTGAACTGGGTGGATGCTATATGGGAAAAGTTGAGCCACGCAGTGTCGAAGGCGATCGAACCCGAAACCCTCTAGAGCAAGCTGTGCTTGAGAACAGCAGGATGCGAGTGGTCGTCCTTCCTTCGCTGGGCGGCAAGATCGCATCCATTCAAATTCCGACCGGAGAGGAGCTACTGCAGCAGCCTCTACAGCCCTATGCCCTACGCACGCGCTATATGAGCTTTGACGCCAGTGATGCCAGCGGATGGGATGAATGTCTGCCTTCCGTCGCTGCCTGCGAAGTTCCAATAGCATCCGGAACTGTTCAAATTCCCGATCATGGAGATTTCTGGCAGGTACCCTGGGAAATCAGCGCCCAGAACGGGAACGAACTGGCAATGTTCGCGGATGGCTTTAGCCTCCCTTTGCGATTCGGCAAAACTTTGCGGCTTGACGAGCATCAGCTACATATTTTCTACGAGGTGCGAAATCTGAGTGACGAACCGGTGGAATATGTCTGGTCGGCGCATCCTTTGTTCGCTGTCGAGCCTGGGGATCGCATTGTTCTCCCGGAGTCAATCTCGGAGGTAACAGTCGAGGGTTCTGCGAAGAATCGGCTGGGCGAGCCGGGAACGAAGCAGCTGTGGCCGCAGGCGCGAATGAACGGGAAGTCAGCGGATTTAACCATTGCAGGTAAGAAAACAGACGGCATCGGTGACAAGCTTTTCACTGCCGCACCGAAGGAGGGTTGGTGCGCCATTGAGCGTCGTCGGCTGAAAAGCCGGGTCGAACTGCGGTTCGATTCCCAGGAATTACCTTACCTGGGGCTTTGGATTTGTTACGGCGGTTGGCCGGGCAACGGAGCAAACCGCCAGCAGTGCGTCGCTCTCGAACCGTGTACTGCTCTGGGCGACTCACTGGCATCGGCAGCAGAACAAGGCCGTGCGCGGAAGCTGACTGCGAGTACTGAAGATCGCTGGTCGCTTGAATTGCGTGTAGCTGGTGTATTGTAATCACGGGTTCCCTATTTTTATCGAGGCCTGCCCAAAATGCTAGATGTAAGCGGTATCAGAGAGCTGCACCGGGAGAAATTCGGCAAGGAACCCATCCTCTTTCTTGCTCCCGGCCGCGTCAACCTGATCGGCGAGCATACCGACTACGCTGACGGCTTTGTCATGCCGGCAGCAATTGATTTTGCAACGATTGCAGCAATTTCCCCGTGCAGCGATGCAAGTGCAACCGTCTGCTCGAAAAACTTCGGGGAGGGTATCTCGCACGCATTGGGCGAGATTGGCGCCCACGGTTCGCATCACTGGAGTGACTATCCATTTGGCGTGCTCGCCATCCTGCAACAGGAGGGGATTGCAGTTCCCGGTTTTCATCTGACACTTGAGGGAGACGTTCCGCTCGGTGCTGGATTAAGCTCTTCAGCATCCATTGAAGTTGCGAGCATGCTGGCGATGTTGCATGTTGCCGACGCCTCGCTGCCATTGCCCAAAATTGCTCTGTTGTGCCAGCGCGCGGAGAATGACTACGTTGGTGCTCCGTGCGGGATCATGGATCAATTTGTGTCGTGCTGCGGTGCTGCTGATCACGCTCTATTGCTGGACTGCCGCAGTCTTGATTACCGGCTCGCACCGATTCCGAAGCACCTGAGCCTGGTGATCTGTAACACGATGGTGAAACACTCCCACGCGGGGGGTGAGTATGGTTCGCGACGCGCTGAAGTTGAAGAAGGCACCGCGATCCTACAGAGGCATCGCCCAGAGGTCCGCCTGCTCCGCGACGCTACGGTTGAGGACCTCAAGCGCTGGGGGCATGAGATGCCGCCCAACGTGCTGAAGCGCTGCCGCCACATCGTTACTGAGAATGTCCGAACGGTGGCTGCAGCGGACGCACTGGAAGCGAATGATCTGAACACGCTGGGACGGTTGATGGCTGAGGCCCATGTAAGTTATCGCGACGATTTCGAAGCGAGCTGTCCTGAGGCTGACATCATGGTTGAATTGGCCAACAAGCTGGAAGGCTGCGTTGGAGCTCGACTTACGGGTGGTGGATTCGGCGGCTGCACAGTGAATTTGGTCGAGTCAGTGCACGCGAAGCAATTCGCGTCGAAGATTTCTGCCGCTTACGAAGCGCGCACAGGCATTCATCCTGAGATCTATCAGAGCCATGCATCGGCAGGAGCACACAAACTGGAGCAGGATGCATCTTAGTCACACGGTAAAGTATTCATTTCCCGAAATGATGTTGGCGACGTTGCCGACTCATCGTTTTGTCGGAAACTTTCAGCGGTGTGCTTGGTAAAATCTGAGAGCTGGATTGCTTGCTGTGCTGCTGCGATAGATGGCAGATGGCATTAGAAATTGTGTCCGTGCAAACCTTGATCAACAGCCAAGATCTGTTGACTGTTGTGCACGGGGAGAAGAGTTGAATGAGTCTTTCAAGTGGTTTTGTCTCTCTCAACCCCAATGAGAGTTCACGTATTGCCTATTTTTCCATGGAAATTGCAGTTGCCCCGCATATGCCCACCTACAGCGGAGGATTGGGCGTCCTTGCCGGCGACACCTTGCGTTCCGCCGCCGATATGGGTTTGCCACTCGCAGCGGTCACGCTGGCGCATCGCAAAGGTTACTTCAGACAGCACCTTGATAAAGACGGCGTGCAGACCGAAGAGCCACAGCCATGGAAGATAGAAGAAAAGCTCACCCCGGAGAAGCCGGTTGTCACCATCACTCTGGAAGAGCGCGAAGTGGCACTGCGTGCCTGGCGGTATGACCTGATCGGCGTGTCGGGACATCGGATACCGATTTACTTTCTCGATACCGACCTGCAGCAGAACGACCCCGCCGATCGTACGCTTACCGATCAACTGTACGGCGGTGATGGCGACTACCGCTTGCGTCAGGAAATCGTCCTCGGCATGGGTGGTGTTCGATTCCTGGATGCCCTCGGATATAGGGCAACGGTCTACCACATGAACGAGGGACACGCGGCTTTACTGACCCTTGCATTGATGGAAGATCAGATGAACGGTGCTCCTCTTTCATCGGCTAAAGAGGCCAATGCGGCGGCTGTTCGCCAGCACTGCGTTTTCACCACGCATACGCCGGTACCTGCCGGACACGACCGCTTTTCTCTCGAACAGGCGAACCGTATTCTTGGCCGGGATCGCCTCGCCTTTCTCGAACGCAATGGCTGTATTCACGAGGGCCTGTTGAATATGACGTACGTTGCGTTGAGCTTTTCACGCTTTGTGAATGGCGTAGCCATGCAGCATGGCAAGGTGTCTCGCTCAATGTTTCCCGAGTACAACATCAGCGCCATCACCAACGGCGTTCATGCTGCGACGTGGACTTCAGCCGCATTCCAGAATATCTTCGACCGGCACATGCCTCGCTGGCGTCAGGACAACGTGACGCTGCGCTACGCAATCGACATCCCGGAAGAGGAAATTGAGAGTGCCCATGCCGCCGCCAAGCAGTTGCTGGTAGACGCAGTCGCACAACGTACCGGTGTTGCACTGAGGACCGATGTCTTCACGATCGGTTTTGCCCGCCGTGCAGCGACGTACAAACGGGCTGATCTTCTCTTTACTGATCCGGAGCGGCTCGTGCGATGTGCGCATGAACACGGCGGTTTGCAGATCCTTTACAGCGGCAAAGCCCATCCGGCAGACGAGCCCGGAAAGGCCAAGATTCGCCACGTTATTGAACTGGCAAAGAAGCTGAACTCTGATGCTCTGCACATTGTTTACCTCGAAAACTACGAATGGACGCTCGGCGCTCTGCTCACCGGCGGCGTAGATGTCTGGTTGAATACTCCCAAGCGCCCCTATGAGGCCTCCGGCACCAGCGGAATGAAGGCGGCGTTAAATGGCGTCCCCAGCCTCAGTATTCTTGACGGCTGGTGGATCGAAGGCTGGATTGAGGGAGTGACCGGGTGGGCGATCGAAGATCACGAGGACGAAGCCGCCGAGGCCAACTCTCTTTATGAACATCTCGAACACGTATTACTGCCGCTTTTTTATGAGCAGCCGCAGCAATGGCGCCGAATTATGCGTTCCACCATCGCCTTGAATGGATCGTTTTTCAATACGCAACGCATGCTGGAACAATATGTTGTCAATGCCTATTTTCCAGAGCAGCGTGTTACTGAGCCGGCAGCGGAGCCTGAACCGGCCCTTGCAAGGTAATCAGTTGAGAGGGCGCGTAAGTACCGAGTTGTAACAATCAGGGCCTTACGAAAGACTCTGAATGTAAGAACCAATTCGGCAGAACAAAATGATTGAACTCGTGTTTCAATTCCGATAGCGACCCCCGGCATCAAATTACTGAGGTAGGAGTTCGCGGTGGCGGATAAGAACATGATCGAGAAATTTTCGATGGCGGAGCTTTCCCGGCTGCGTCAGGAATTGATGCAGTCGGGGATTGACTCCAGGCAGGCCGCCGAATTAGTCGTCGCATTTCTCGGTGCCCATGGCTACGGCACGGATTCGAAACTGGTTTCTGATGTGCTGCCTCGGCTCGAAGGCTTCGGTTGCTCCGTAGACTGCCTCCAGGCGGAGCTTGAGCGCGTCGCGCTGGTGATGTGACGCCTCCCCTCCCAGCTCTGCTCTGAGATTCGTCTTATTTGCCTTATACGACTTTCTCCTTCGCGAATGACTGAAAAACTCCGACGATTGTTCGTGAGAGTTCATCTTCATTTCGCTTTGTCATAAGCTCATGCCCCGCGCCTGTGATTTCGCACAGTTCCGTTCGGGCTGGGATGAGTGTTAAGGCCGCAACCATTTCCGAGGTAGTAGCGAACCCATCTCGGGTACCGTGGACGAACAAAGCCGGCGTCCGGAGCGAAGAGAAATGCCCGGTCCTTAGCTCCTCGGGCTTCTGCGGGGGATGAAGTGGGTAAGACAGCAGCAACAGCTCATCGATGAGACCAGGTTCAGCTGCGGCCAGCATCGATGCCTGCCTTCCACCATAGGAATGCCCACCCAGGAACATTCTGCCGGAAGACTGTTGTCGCATCGAACCCAGCGCGGCTCGAAGTCCCTTTTGGTCACGCTCCGCACTTCCCCGCGGAGGAGAGCCGTGCGGACGCGCCTGGCGAAACGGAAGATCACAGCGGAGAACGGTTAATCCGGAAGCGCAGAACGTTTCCGCCAGCTTGATAAGGAGTGGAGCATTGCAATTGGCTCCTGCGCCATGTGTCAGAACGAGGCAGTCTCCCCCACCGATAACCGGCAAATGCAGAAAGCCTCGAATAGAGACCCCATCGACAACATCAAGAAACGCTCGACAATTGTTCACGCTCGGCATCTGATTTAAGCGAATCCGTTTCCCCATTGATAAATGCGAGGAGATCGGCGTTGACCTTGTCCTTAAGGGTAGAACACATGCCGTGGGGCGCGCCGGGATAGATTTTCAATATGGCCCCTTTGACAAGTTTCGATGAGAGGAGTGCCGACGCGCCGATTGGCACGATCTGGTCATCATCGCCGTGCAAGATGAGCGTAGGAACATCAAACTTCTTCAGGTCTTCCGTAAAATCGATCTCCGAGAAAGCCTTGATGCAGTCATAAACGGCCTTGTGTCCTGCCAGCATACCCCGCAACCAGAACGAGTCACGTAGACCTTGCGAGACTTTGGCGCCCGTCCGGTTGAACCCATAAAAGGGTTCGCTAAGATCCTTGAAAAACTGCGAGCGGTCTCCGAGAACACCAGCACGAATCTGATCAAATACCTCAATTGGCAGGCCATTGGGGTTGGCTTTTGTTTTCAACATCAGCGGAGGCACAGCTCCAATCAGCACCGCTTTTGCAACCCGCTTTGTTCCATGGCGGCCAATGTAACGAGCGACCTCGCCGCCACCCGTGGAGTGGCCAATATGAACGGCGTCCTTGAGATCAAGTGTTTTCGGTCAGCATAGCCAGATCGTCGGCATAAGTGTCCATCTCATTGCCATCCCATGGCTGGCCTGAACGTCCATGGCCGCGGCGGTCATGAGCGATGCAGCGGTATCCCTTGCGGCCAGAAAAATCATCTGGTCTTCGAAAGCATCCGCGTTCAGCGGCCATCCGTGGCTGAAAACAACGGGCTGTCCACTGCCCCAATCTTTGTAGTAAAGCTGCGTTCCGTCAGGCGTGGCTAGGTAAGGCATTTTGGAGTTCCTCCTGTGCTGTGATTTCGAGAGCGATTGAAGGCGTAGCGGATGGTGAACAGGATTTCAGCGCGGAGAGGCTTTCTGCATCATCTCCGCAGAAATCAAGCGCCGCGAATGCGGTTAGGAGTTTGCGGTTGGCTCGTTGAATTGAATGATTTTGGTAGTGGTAAAGAAGGTCACCGACGGTTGATTCCGATATGGCTTGCGACCACGGGGCAATCGCCGGATGCTTGGCGAAAGACTAGCTTTGTCGGCGACGAATCTCTTGGTCGAGCCGCCTCCTAAGACGCGACACTCTCTTTGCTGAATTTGCGGAAGGTCGACCATGGCGGCGCACACCCTTTGCTCCACCTCGGACGTATCTAAATGCAGCAGCCAAGCACAGACCTCGCGGGGCAAACCAACTAGAATTCGCAACACGTAACAGTGCCGGAGATTCTTCGGCAGGTTCAAGACGCAGCGCAGCTCAAAGGGCAGGATGGAAGCAGCACGGTCTTCTTCCGTGAGGTGCTCGCTCTCCAACTGCGGGTCGATGGCATGATGAATGGCGCGGCGAAACAATGCTTCCCCGAATAGATCATCGGGACAGGACATTCTGACGCTCTCTAGTATGGCAGCCTCGGCTCGCTCTACGCTGCCTGTAAGCAGCAGTCCTGCAACGAAGGCATTCTCGAGTGTTTCATGGAGTTTGAATTTGGTCGTCATTGGCGCAACCTCCGTGGCGGTTTGAGAGATAGCAATTGCTTTCACGTACAGTGAATTTTGGCATGGTAGCGAAGCCGCACGCGATGAAGAGGTATCAGTGCAGGTCCCGCTACTGGTGTTGATACAAATCACTATGAAGAAAACGCTGCTGAGCCGCATCACGAGATCGACTGCTTTTTTCTTACCACTATTGAGGTAAGATCAATCGGACAAAGACCGCCGCACACACGCTAAACATACTTGTCTGCGGTCTCATTTCGGAGACCGGGAAATATCAGGAATGATGATTTCACGGCGGCCAAACAAAAAAGCGTCGAGTGAAAACGCTCCCGCACCCAGCAATGCTAACGCCAAGGTAACCACGATGGTCTCAATCGCTCCTGGCGCTGCGAAGTGCGTACTGGGAAGCCCAGGAAATGCCCTCAATGCAAAACCCATACTAACGAGCGCGGCAACAATACTGGCAATCGGAGTGAGAAACCCGATCATGAGGAACGCGCCCAGCACAAAGGTTAAAGCGCCGATGAGCCAGAGCATCGATGCTGGAGCACCTGAGGCGACCAGGAAACTCGCACCCTGTGCCACAGAAATCGAGCCGACCGCGAGCCGCAACAAAAGCAGTCCGAGGCCTGGCAACCCAGCCGGAAACGTGGAGAAAAGCCGCAGATCCTCCGCCTCCTCGATGCTTTGCAGCAAATCGACGTTCAGAATAGCGAAGGCTGTTGCAAGGAACATCCCGAGGGCTCGTAATATTTCGATACCACTGTAGTGGTACTGTCCGGCTGCTGCCTGCATTCCTGTCTACAGGTGCATGATGCCCCTGCGTACAGCGATCGCTACGGCTTGTGTACGATCGCTCGCGCCCAACTTCTCCATAATGTGTTTGACATGAACCTTGACGGTCTCTTCGGAGATGAAAAGGCGCTCAGCGATCTCACGATTCCGGTTGCCGCCGGCGACGTGCCTCAGAACTTCGATTTCACGTTCGCTGAGCGTTTCATCGCTGAAATGCTCGGCAAGACGTGCAGCGATTTCTGGCGGAATCCGTTTCTTGCCAGCGTGCACCTGGCGAATTGCATCGACCAGATCTTTCGGAGGCATACTCTTCAACATATATCCGCGTGCTCCTGCCTCCAAAGCACGCTGAACCTCTACATCGCCCTCGAAAGTCGTCAACATGATGACGCGGGCGTCAGGAAATTCCGCGCGAATTGCGATCAAGGCGTCAATGCCGCTTATATCGGGCAGCCGGAGATCCATAAGCGTGACATCCGGCCGTAGTTCGCGAAACCGCTGAATCGCGTCACGACCACTCGGCGCCTCAGACACGATCTCCATATCGGGTTGGTTGCGGATGATGGTGGATATTCCTTCTCTGAGCAACGGATGGTCATCGACGCAGAAGACGCGGATACTGGGTTTATCGTTCATTTTTGCTCGCTCCTGAATTTCTGGCTTTGCGTCTTCAGCCGGGAGAACCAACCCGGCCGGCGATTTCCAGGTTGATGCAAGTAGGCAACTTTTCCCGGCACGATCAGCTCAACCTCAGTTCCCGCGGTAGATCGGCTCCATAGCTTCAGTTTCGCTCCAATTCCCTCGGCTCGCTCGCGCATTCCTGGAAGCCCGAAGTGTCCTTCCCGACCTGAACGCAGCACCTGCGGATCGATCCCGCAGCCATCGTCTCGAATAAGAATCTGCAGGTGACTGGCTGTGTATTGTAATTCAATCTCGATGCTACTCGCCTGAGAATGCCGGAATGCATTGACCAGCGCCTCGCGTCCAATGCGGTAAACCTCGTCGCGGATCACCGGATGGAGGGCACGAGGCGAACCATCTAGGATGACACGGTAAGCAATCTCTTTTTGAATGGCCAGTTCCTGGGGCACATGGGAAAAGGCTTGTTCGAGATTGAGAGCATCCCGACCCGATGATCGGAGACCTCGAAGGGCATCTCGTCCTTCTTCAATCACCTGTCCCATCAACTGCAAAACGCGGCTCAACAGGGGCTTTGCCGGCGAATTCTCCGAAACCTTGTCCACGGCCACATGGAGTTGCATCGAGGCGCTGAGTAGACCCTGCAGTAGTGTGTCATGCAACTCCTGGGCAATGCGCATTCGTTCTGCCAGGCGTTCTTCGAAGCGAACATTCATGCTGTGCGCCATTTGACGCATGCGCAGTTGATAAAAAATCCATACAACACATACCAACGCCAACACGCACGAGTATTCAAACCACCATGTCTGCCAGAATGCGGGTTGAATCTTGAAAGACTGAGTGGCTTCTGAACTGTTCCATTGCCCGTAGCTATTCGCCGCGATTACGCGAAAGCGATATGGGCCTGGATTAAGGTTTGTATACACCGCCTGTCGCGCGGCGACGGGTTGGCTCCACTCGTGATCGAAACCATCAAGCCTGTATCGATAGCGGACGCTATCGGGGATGGCAAAGCTCAATCCGACATAATCAAAGACGATTCTCTGTTGAGATGCCGGAATCCGCACTGGGTCCTGCATGTTGAATGGATTTCCATCAGCAGAGACAGCTTCGATATGAACGATGGCTGCCGCCGAATCGTTGCTCACGCGGCTTGGATCAGCCACGGAAATGCCGCGATTCAGGGAAAACCAGATACGCCCGTGGCGATCGGTCACGACGGAGCGATCCCGTCTCACGCCCTCATCTCCCTGCAGGCCATCTGCAAGCCGATACTCATGAACATCCTCTTCGTGAATCGCGCCATGCAGGAATTGATCTCGAATGATTCTGAGTACGTGATTCGAAGTAGCGATCCATAAAGCTCCGCCACTGTCTTGGGCGAATCCGAAGATGGGGTCCCGCAAGGACTCTGGAACTGGATGAGGGCCGATAATTTGGTTGCCACGCATCGCAGCAAGACCATTCGCGGTTCCAATCCACAAAACGCCTCCCGCACCCGGCAGAAGGCAAATCACATCATCGGATGGCAATCCATCCTTCACCGCATAAGTACGCCAGTGGCCGTCGATAAACGCATTCAAGCCGCCGGGGGTTGCAAACCACATGGTTCCATCGGAGCTTTCCGCGATCGAAGTAACGGTGTTCGACGCCAGGCCTTCAGCGGTTGTATAGGTGGTGAATCGGCCATTGTTGAGTCGGCTCACACCTCCACTAAGAGTCCCTGCCCACACGGTTCCGTCAGCACTCTCATAGACTGAGTAGACGCTGTTTTGCGCGAGCCCGCGTTCCGTGGTGTATGTCTCTGACGTTAAGATGCCTCCCTGCACGCGCAGATGGGTAAGTCCGCCGCGCTGCCTTCCAATCCAGAGATCGTCTTTATTGCCGACAATCGAATAGACGATATCGTCGCCTATCCCGGCAGTCTTTACTTGTCCAATCTTTTCGCTCCTCATGGAATAGAGGCCACCGCTGGATGGGGCAATCCATGCACGGTCATCTGAATCGACATAGATTGGGCCGCTTCGATCGGACGGCAGACCTTGAGCAGTCGAATACGTCATGAACAATCCATCGCGGAGTCGTTCCAAGCCGTCGGTATTCCCAACCCAAAGGTTGCCTTCACGGTCCTCGAGCAGGGCGGCGACAGCTTCCCTGGATTCTTGACTATGTACGTCAGACAGAACAACTCCTTGCGAGTTGAATCGCAACAGCCCACGCGCCGTGCCCACCCACAGATTGGAGTCGCGGTCCTGCACCAGGCTCAACACCTGAACATGGCTCAATGGTGGCGGAACATTGCTTGCGGAAATCCTGGTTCCATCCCACTGCGCAACACCGTTGTCGGTGCCGATCCACATTTTGCCGTCTTTCACGGGAAGAAGACAATTGATCTTCTTGTCAGGCAGTCCTTCGGTTGCTGCAACAGCTTGGCCATTCTCTACATAGAAGAGCCCGTTGTCCCGAGTACCCATCCAGATCTTTCCATCCGAAGTTTCTGCGAGCGAAAATACCAGCAGATTCGAAGGCAGATTCCTGAATTCGAGCACCTCAAGCTTTCCGTTGCGGTAGCGGAGCACCGGGTGTAGCAAAGTTGAGAGCAACATCCCACCTTTGTTTGCTCTGGACATGGCGGTGACGTTCGACGAAGGCGTTGCAATACCCGATATGACTGTTTCGAATTTTCCGTCGTGGTAGCGAAGCACACCTGCGCCGGGCAGCCGTATCCACATATCTCCGTCAACATCAGTTTTAAGCCCAAGCACGTGGTTAACGTGTGACAACGCCGGATTCAGTTGCTCTGCGTCGAGAAAGTTTCGTCCATCAAATCGAAACAAGCCCTTTTCAGCGCCGATCCACAGATATCCATCCCCTGTCTGAGCAATGGCATTGACCTGTCCACCAGGAAATCCATTTTCTGGATTCCAGCCGTCGCGTATGTATTGCGACATCGCTCGGTCGGGGTCGAGCGCGCATGCCGGATGAGCAAATCCCAGGATTGTAAGAGCAGCCAAGAGCCACCAGAAGCGTCGATGACCATTACGGTAGATACTGGACGCGCTCAATGACAACCTCAGCCTGATGTTGCAGCGGAACTTTGGAGTAGTTGAAGGGGCACAGATTCAGACGTACCGATTCGCTGCCCGGCGATGGCACGTCTGACGTAAATACGTGGACCGCGACTGGATGAGGACTGGAGGTCGGCATATTTCCGCGAACGGTTTCAAAAGTCGCCTTGCCTGGTTCCCAATGAAGAGAAAATGTAAGTGGCCCTGGCGGCACAGTAATGCGCGAGACATTCGCGGGAACGTAATAGGGCTGAACGACATATTGCCCATTCTTATCGTTTGGATCGCCCCAGCGGCTTATCTCGATGTCCATTTCGCGGTGATTTTGATCGGTTCCCAGCTCATCGTAGGTGAAAATACCAAGCACCGCAGCAGGCTCCAATTGAGAAATATCCTGCACTGAAAAAAGATACGTTCCATACCCGAAGTGGCGCGTCATGATTACCTCAGAGCAGGTCCATTGGTCTGGCTTGCGACCGATGCGAAGATGCAGGAAGCCTTTGGAGTCCAGTGAGACGTTGGTAGGATCGTTGTCATGCGGAGAGCCGTTCCGCTCCCCCAATGTGTCGCGGACTGTCCACTCGTAGCCACTGAACTGAATGGTCTTGGACATCGTAGGCGGGGCATTTCCACCCTTAACGGTCGCCACA
This genomic window contains:
- a CDS encoding alpha/beta hydrolase family protein, which gives rise to MGKRIRLNQMPSVNNCRAFLDVVDGVSIRGFLHLPVIGGGDCLVLTHGAGANCNAPLLIKLAETFCASGLTVLRCDLPFRQARPHGSPPRGSAERDQKGLRAALGSMRQQSSGRMFLGGHSYGGRQASMLAAAEPGLIDELLLLSYPLHPPQKPEELRTGHFSSLRTPALFVHGTRDGFATTSEMVAALTLIPARTELCEITGAGHELMTKRNEDELSRTIVGVFQSFAKEKVV
- the galK gene encoding galactokinase, with amino-acid sequence MLDVSGIRELHREKFGKEPILFLAPGRVNLIGEHTDYADGFVMPAAIDFATIAAISPCSDASATVCSKNFGEGISHALGEIGAHGSHHWSDYPFGVLAILQQEGIAVPGFHLTLEGDVPLGAGLSSSASIEVASMLAMLHVADASLPLPKIALLCQRAENDYVGAPCGIMDQFVSCCGAADHALLLDCRSLDYRLAPIPKHLSLVICNTMVKHSHAGGEYGSRRAEVEEGTAILQRHRPEVRLLRDATVEDLKRWGHEMPPNVLKRCRHIVTENVRTVAAADALEANDLNTLGRLMAEAHVSYRDDFEASCPEADIMVELANKLEGCVGARLTGGGFGGCTVNLVESVHAKQFASKISAAYEARTGIHPEIYQSHASAGAHKLEQDAS
- a CDS encoding CDGSH iron-sulfur domain-containing protein — protein: MGKIREYEGKDITILYDVARCYHATECIHGAPAVFKKDARPWVHPDGEDAAKTAQIIQRCPTGALHYRPKDASLNETPQPENVVTVTEDGPLLARGDFEIALSDGTLRETRAAFCRCGASANKPFCDASHIKIGFHDPGPEAANATGSSVSTGIVKFNPARNGPLLASGSLTVRNAAGELAAQLQQTAFCRCGASANKPFCDGSHQGIAFAG
- a CDS encoding pyridoxal phosphate-dependent decarboxylase family protein, giving the protein MRAVLDELTERLADNYPYFHPLYAGQMLKPPHPIARAAYALAMWINPNNHALDGGRASSRLEVEAVREIAAMFGWTEHLGHLTSGGTFANLEALWVAGRLVPGKKIVASENAHYTHQRIGSVLGLAFENIAADTRGRMDLSSLETALQSGEVGTVVVTLGTTSAGAVDPLDKILDLRQRHRFRIHVDAAYGGYFKLVSDLGPDAARAYARIDEADSIVVDPHKHGLQPYGCGCILFNDPSVGRFYKHDSPYTYFTSNELHLGEISLECSRAGATATALWATQKLLPLTPDGEFAQGLSCGRMAALRVYNKIRQDKRFFPGPEPELDILVWAVKACTLEESSRLATAVFDLAAKQDLHLALAQVPVNFFGPETWPGAPADGRVTCLRSVLMKPEHLNWVDAIWEKLSHAVSKAIEPETL
- the glgP gene encoding alpha-glucan family phosphorylase, coding for MSLSSGFVSLNPNESSRIAYFSMEIAVAPHMPTYSGGLGVLAGDTLRSAADMGLPLAAVTLAHRKGYFRQHLDKDGVQTEEPQPWKIEEKLTPEKPVVTITLEEREVALRAWRYDLIGVSGHRIPIYFLDTDLQQNDPADRTLTDQLYGGDGDYRLRQEIVLGMGGVRFLDALGYRATVYHMNEGHAALLTLALMEDQMNGAPLSSAKEANAAAVRQHCVFTTHTPVPAGHDRFSLEQANRILGRDRLAFLERNGCIHEGLLNMTYVALSFSRFVNGVAMQHGKVSRSMFPEYNISAITNGVHAATWTSAAFQNIFDRHMPRWRQDNVTLRYAIDIPEEEIESAHAAAKQLLVDAVAQRTGVALRTDVFTIGFARRAATYKRADLLFTDPERLVRCAHEHGGLQILYSGKAHPADEPGKAKIRHVIELAKKLNSDALHIVYLENYEWTLGALLTGGVDVWLNTPKRPYEASGTSGMKAALNGVPSLSILDGWWIEGWIEGVTGWAIEDHEDEAAEANSLYEHLEHVLLPLFYEQPQQWRRIMRSTIALNGSFFNTQRMLEQYVVNAYFPEQRVTEPAAEPEPALAR
- a CDS encoding alpha/beta fold hydrolase, producing MAAERGCFRRPDDFSGRKGYRCIAHDRRGHGRSGQPWDGNEMDTYADDLAMLTENT